From Epinephelus lanceolatus isolate andai-2023 chromosome 5, ASM4190304v1, whole genome shotgun sequence, the proteins below share one genomic window:
- the LOC117262072 gene encoding troponin I, fast skeletal muscle-like isoform X1 has translation MSDLHSKKMTSSRRHHLKSLMLSIAANWIVKEKQELVVTKQNYMAEHCPKPNTSGDHSALIETCRKLHSLIDKVDEERYDMEVKVTKADKEIEDLKIKVIDLAGVKKPALKRVRMSADAMLKALLGSKHTVNLDLRANLKQVKKEVKEEPAEALGDWRKNIEEKSDRKKMFETS, from the exons ATGTCTGATCTTCACAGTAAGAAGATGACATCGAGCCGCAGGCATCATCTGAAG AGTTTGATGCTGTCCATCGCGGCCAACTGGATCGTAAAGGAGAAACAGGAGCTCGTAGTCACCAAGCAGAACTACATGGCTGAGCATTGCCCCAAGCCCAACACCAGCGGAGACCACAGTGCCCTCATA GAAACCTGCAGAAAACTGCACTCCCTCATCGACAAAGTGGATGAAGAAAGGTACGACATGGAGGTCAAAGTGACCAAAGCTGACAAAGAG ATCGAGGACCTGAAGATCAAAGTGATCGACCTGGCCGGAGTGAAGAAACCCGCTTTGAAGAGAGTGCGTATGTCCGCTGACGCCATGCTGAAGGCTCTGCTGGGCTCCAAACACACGGTCAACCTGGACCTGAGGGCCAACCTGAAGCAGGTCAAGAAGGAGGTGAAAGAGGAG CCTGCAGAGGCGCTCGGCGACTGGCGTAAGAACATTGAGGAGAAAAGTGACAGGAAGAAGATGTTCGAGACCTCCTAA
- the LOC117262072 gene encoding troponin I, fast skeletal muscle-like isoform X2, protein MSDKKMTSSRRHHLKSLMLSIAANWIVKEKQELVVTKQNYMAEHCPKPNTSGDHSALIETCRKLHSLIDKVDEERYDMEVKVTKADKEIEDLKIKVIDLAGVKKPALKRVRMSADAMLKALLGSKHTVNLDLRANLKQVKKEVKEEPAEALGDWRKNIEEKSDRKKMFETS, encoded by the exons ATGTCTGA TAAGAAGATGACATCGAGCCGCAGGCATCATCTGAAG AGTTTGATGCTGTCCATCGCGGCCAACTGGATCGTAAAGGAGAAACAGGAGCTCGTAGTCACCAAGCAGAACTACATGGCTGAGCATTGCCCCAAGCCCAACACCAGCGGAGACCACAGTGCCCTCATA GAAACCTGCAGAAAACTGCACTCCCTCATCGACAAAGTGGATGAAGAAAGGTACGACATGGAGGTCAAAGTGACCAAAGCTGACAAAGAG ATCGAGGACCTGAAGATCAAAGTGATCGACCTGGCCGGAGTGAAGAAACCCGCTTTGAAGAGAGTGCGTATGTCCGCTGACGCCATGCTGAAGGCTCTGCTGGGCTCCAAACACACGGTCAACCTGGACCTGAGGGCCAACCTGAAGCAGGTCAAGAAGGAGGTGAAAGAGGAG CCTGCAGAGGCGCTCGGCGACTGGCGTAAGAACATTGAGGAGAAAAGTGACAGGAAGAAGATGTTCGAGACCTCCTAA